A window of Kiritimatiellaceae bacterium contains these coding sequences:
- a CDS encoding 4'-phosphopantetheinyl transferase superfamily protein produces the protein MKTKVEPFKRSIEVWNIHLSDHRGDVDLCRDLLTGEELGRAAKFLKPADAEGFILGRGLLRRVLADCLNREPSALRFNRNAQGKPFLEGRELEFNVSHSRDRLLIAVTAGRAVGVDIEFRRDGLNMKSIAKRWFSPEEQTFFQRLENPADGFFEIWAKKEAYVKALGVGIYKDLNTFAVPLGEPPFFPILGSDKQWFFQTLEIDSGYAAAVVSEAPPVPVTLRNF, from the coding sequence ATGAAGACTAAAGTAGAACCATTTAAAAGATCGATCGAAGTCTGGAACATTCACTTGTCCGATCACCGCGGCGATGTTGACCTTTGCCGTGACCTGCTGACCGGCGAAGAGCTGGGTCGCGCCGCCAAATTTCTCAAACCGGCAGATGCCGAAGGGTTCATTCTGGGCCGCGGACTGCTGCGCCGGGTTCTGGCGGACTGCCTGAACCGCGAACCATCCGCCCTGCGGTTCAACCGCAACGCGCAAGGCAAGCCGTTTCTGGAAGGCAGAGAACTGGAGTTCAACGTATCACATTCACGAGACCGCTTATTGATCGCCGTTACCGCCGGACGCGCGGTTGGTGTTGATATTGAGTTCCGCCGCGACGGACTGAATATGAAGTCCATTGCCAAACGGTGGTTTTCGCCCGAGGAGCAGACATTTTTCCAAAGACTGGAAAATCCGGCAGATGGGTTTTTCGAAATCTGGGCCAAAAAAGAAGCCTATGTGAAAGCGCTGGGTGTCGGTATCTACAAAGATCTCAACACGTTTGCGGTGCCTCTGGGCGAGCCGCCGTTTTTTCCAATCCTCGGAAGCGACAAACAGTGGTTTTTCCAGACATTGGAAATTGATTCCGGCTACGCGGCGGCGGTAGTTTCCGAAGCGCCGCCTGTACCGGTCACCCTGCGGAATTTTTAA
- a CDS encoding glycosyltransferase family 2 protein: protein MKISIGILAWNEESSIRATLHSVFSQSLLRDLEKSGHEIDLICIPNGCTDNTVLAARGAMLAAAERLSHPVNLSWKVHPLEKPGKTNAWNVFVHELVDPQTDVIFLVDADIQIYMPDTLSNMLDQLMNHPDAFICTDLPVKHIVFKQRYSLLDQISMHTARINQSASGQLCGQLYCARAAWLRRLWIPEGIIVEDGFIKKMAVSNFLTETENAAQRIVVAETASHVFEAYTRLPDVLATHRRQIAGYMIHRWIWETLQVRRSEAPDAAALIEQLNRTEPGWSRAVIADGIKKKDYVRIYRILLATRIARFRGFSASKKMVFIPALLVQLLLDSIQFLAALRLLCRGKLQKVWRDTRTTNTEVTR, encoded by the coding sequence ATGAAAATCAGTATTGGCATTCTGGCGTGGAATGAGGAGAGCAGTATCCGCGCGACGCTTCACAGTGTCTTTTCGCAAAGCCTGCTCCGCGACCTCGAAAAGAGCGGACATGAGATTGACCTCATCTGTATACCGAATGGCTGTACCGACAACACCGTACTGGCTGCCCGCGGCGCGATGCTGGCCGCTGCCGAACGGCTGAGTCATCCGGTGAATCTATCGTGGAAGGTTCATCCGCTGGAAAAACCGGGTAAAACCAATGCATGGAATGTCTTTGTGCATGAACTGGTCGATCCGCAGACCGACGTCATTTTTCTTGTCGATGCCGATATTCAAATTTATATGCCGGACACGCTCAGTAATATGCTCGATCAACTGATGAATCATCCGGATGCGTTCATTTGCACCGATCTGCCGGTAAAACATATTGTGTTTAAGCAGCGCTACAGCCTGCTCGACCAGATTTCCATGCACACCGCACGCATCAATCAGTCGGCATCCGGCCAGCTCTGCGGCCAGCTCTACTGCGCCCGGGCTGCGTGGTTGCGCCGTCTCTGGATTCCGGAAGGCATTATTGTGGAAGACGGCTTCATCAAAAAAATGGCGGTCTCCAACTTTCTGACTGAAACAGAAAATGCCGCGCAGAGGATTGTGGTTGCCGAAACCGCATCACACGTTTTCGAAGCCTATACCCGCCTGCCCGATGTACTGGCGACGCACCGGCGCCAGATTGCCGGGTATATGATTCACCGTTGGATATGGGAAACCCTGCAAGTCCGCCGGAGCGAAGCGCCGGATGCCGCCGCGCTGATTGAACAGCTCAACCGGACGGAACCGGGCTGGTCGCGCGCTGTAATCGCCGATGGCATCAAAAAGAAAGATTACGTCCGGATCTACCGTATCCTGCTCGCAACACGCATCGCCCGTTTCCGGGGGTTCAGTGCATCCAAGAAAATGGTTTTCATACCGGCATTGCTGGTTCAGCTTCTGCTTGATTCGATTCAGTTTCTGGCCGCACTCCGCCTGCTCTGCCGCGGAAAGCTGCAGAAAGTCTGGCGGGACACCCGCACCACCAACACGGAGGTCACCCGGTGA